The Chryseobacterium nakagawai genome has a segment encoding these proteins:
- a CDS encoding GxxExxY protein, whose translation MNENEISFYIRKSIFSVYNELGPGLLEKVYEKVLAYELENNGLSVKTQVSIPIKFKDIIIDSSFIADIIVEDKVIIEIKSIPEIASVHHKQLLTYLKLTNLKLGILVNFNTDYIDKNIIRKINGNIN comes from the coding sequence ATGAATGAAAATGAGATTAGTTTTTATATCAGAAAATCTATTTTTTCTGTATATAATGAATTGGGACCCGGTCTGTTGGAGAAAGTTTATGAAAAAGTTTTGGCTTATGAACTTGAAAATAATGGCTTAAGTGTTAAAACACAAGTTTCTATTCCAATAAAATTTAAAGATATAATTATTGACTCAAGTTTTATAGCAGATATAATCGTAGAAGATAAGGTAATTATCGAAATAAAATCAATCCCAGAAATAGCTAGTGTTCATCACAAACAACTGCTAACTTATTTAAAATTGACTAATCTTAAATTAGGAATCTTAGTCAATTTTAATACAGATTATATTGATAAAAATATTATTCGAAAAATAAACGGAAATATTAACTA